The following are encoded together in the Vibrio lentus genome:
- a CDS encoding FecCD family ABC transporter permease: MTMASLASTQDMATSQPTSDKHYRRVFFSLWFVTLLLILLSLMSGSIHLSPSEVLNALMFNTPATTAHEVTWNLRLPRTLLALLVGFHFALSGLILQAVTRNPLADPSIIGISSGASLAIVIFLLLADYLNAVLFFNSPFHLSLTWLPFAALLGGALSTLFVVLLSLKTKLRPITLTLNGFAVGAITNAIVMWLVIVWGGGRTETTVLWLAGSLYARDFSHIMIVLPWTLIGVCIVPFLTSPMSILRFNEQQAQTMGVNVLAWRIACIAIAVVFAASAIAVSGPIGFVGLIVPHVAKLLVRGDIKKQFWVSALLGACLTLTADILARTIVSPNELPAGAITTLLGIPILLFLLQQQIGRRS, encoded by the coding sequence ATGACAATGGCTTCCCTAGCAAGCACACAAGATATGGCGACGAGCCAGCCTACCTCCGACAAGCATTATCGGCGAGTGTTTTTCTCGCTTTGGTTTGTCACTCTCCTACTGATCTTGCTGTCTCTGATGTCGGGATCGATCCACCTTTCTCCTTCTGAGGTGCTAAACGCACTGATGTTCAATACTCCAGCAACAACAGCACATGAGGTGACATGGAACCTTCGCCTCCCTCGCACACTGCTTGCATTGCTGGTTGGCTTTCATTTTGCGCTATCAGGGCTCATTCTCCAAGCCGTGACACGAAATCCGCTTGCAGACCCAAGCATCATTGGTATTTCAAGTGGTGCTAGTTTAGCCATTGTGATTTTTTTACTTTTGGCCGATTACCTCAACGCGGTACTGTTTTTTAACAGTCCCTTTCACTTGTCCTTAACGTGGCTCCCTTTCGCTGCGCTCTTGGGAGGCGCACTGTCCACACTTTTCGTTGTATTGTTATCACTTAAAACAAAACTTCGACCTATCACGCTGACGCTCAATGGGTTTGCTGTCGGTGCGATAACCAATGCCATTGTCATGTGGCTAGTGATCGTTTGGGGAGGAGGGAGAACAGAAACCACCGTTTTATGGTTGGCTGGGAGTCTCTACGCCAGAGACTTTTCCCACATCATGATTGTGTTGCCATGGACACTCATAGGGGTGTGTATCGTGCCTTTCTTAACATCACCCATGTCAATACTTCGCTTTAATGAGCAACAAGCTCAAACAATGGGCGTAAATGTTTTGGCTTGGCGAATCGCATGTATTGCTATTGCCGTCGTCTTCGCTGCCAGTGCAATTGCTGTGAGTGGCCCCATCGGTTTTGTAGGCTTGATTGTTCCCCATGTTGCCAAACTGCTTGTACGCGGTGATATTAAAAAACAATTTTGGGTCAGTGCGCTGCTAGGCGCTTGCCTGACTCTTACTGCCGATATCTTAGCGCGAACTATCGTCAGCCCCAATGAGCTGCCAGCGGGAGCCATAACAACCCTACTGGGAATACCCATTTTACTCTTCCTTTTACAACAACAGATTGGACGACGCTCATGA
- a CDS encoding thioesterase II family protein, producing the protein MNNVKQLNAHRGSKNGVKTHWFRVIKTGESIRRRVFCLPHAGGSAGYFRQWQDAVPAHTELIAVQYPGREERLNHLCIDNMEDMVSALFTQFLENPSLLREPFVIFGHSMGASIAYELTLKLLDAGLKLPKTLIASATDAPGYANPTHFHISSDGALIQEIVRLNPSLSFLQEHEELLQVILPSLRADYKLIESYGKRNEKRPPLPLPIIKLIGEDDDELSRKDALLWRNQTSAAFSLRVFQGGHFYLAENYQGIMKTIMEAFDDNLVFPSTTPCHLP; encoded by the coding sequence TTGAATAACGTCAAACAACTCAATGCACACCGTGGGTCAAAAAACGGCGTAAAAACGCACTGGTTTAGAGTGATTAAAACCGGAGAAAGTATTCGTCGGCGCGTATTTTGTCTTCCTCATGCTGGCGGCTCAGCAGGTTACTTTAGGCAGTGGCAAGATGCTGTTCCAGCGCACACTGAACTTATCGCCGTTCAATACCCAGGAAGAGAGGAAAGGCTAAACCATCTCTGTATCGACAATATGGAAGACATGGTCTCTGCCCTCTTTACGCAATTCCTTGAGAATCCGTCATTACTCAGAGAGCCTTTCGTTATTTTTGGTCATAGCATGGGTGCCTCTATTGCGTATGAGCTAACGCTAAAGTTACTTGATGCGGGATTAAAGCTCCCGAAAACACTCATTGCATCTGCGACGGACGCACCTGGCTACGCGAATCCAACGCATTTCCATATCAGTTCTGATGGTGCCCTTATTCAAGAAATAGTGAGGCTTAACCCCTCTCTTTCTTTCTTACAAGAGCATGAAGAGCTGTTGCAGGTGATCCTTCCATCACTGAGAGCGGACTACAAGCTCATTGAAAGCTACGGGAAGCGAAACGAAAAGCGCCCTCCACTTCCTTTGCCCATTATCAAACTCATCGGTGAAGATGACGACGAGTTGAGCAGAAAAGATGCGCTGCTTTGGCGTAATCAAACTTCAGCGGCGTTTTCGTTACGTGTTTTTCAAGGCGGCCATTTTTACCTTGCAGAAAACTACCAGGGAATAATGAAAACCATTATGGAGGCTTTTGACGATAACTTGGTGTTCCCTTCAACAACACCTTGCCATCTACCGTAA
- a CDS encoding ABC transporter ATP-binding protein, with product MTLSACQLTLGYQSNIIIPSVSLTLNAGEITCLVGANGCGKSTLLKALAGVLKPRQGTITLKGKPLRDWPKKAIAKEIAFLPQDPIAPDNISVYQLVSHGRFAYQGLLGKVTQKDVDAIETALKLTGMTKYKHRSFNHLSGGEKQRGWLALCIAQQAKLLLLDEPTTYLDIGHQYEILTLLRELNQQQQLTIAMVLHDINQASQFSDRIVTLQDGNIIADDTPINAVNEKMMMNVFGIDVEMQTRRDGNKIYPLAIPLGAR from the coding sequence ATGACGTTATCTGCATGCCAGCTTACGCTTGGTTATCAATCGAACATTATTATCCCTTCAGTCTCTCTGACACTGAATGCTGGAGAGATCACTTGCCTAGTCGGCGCAAACGGATGCGGTAAATCTACGTTGTTAAAAGCCTTGGCTGGTGTCCTTAAGCCAAGACAAGGGACTATTACGTTGAAGGGGAAGCCACTAAGAGATTGGCCTAAAAAAGCCATCGCTAAAGAGATCGCTTTTCTGCCTCAAGATCCAATTGCACCAGACAATATCTCCGTCTATCAGTTGGTATCCCATGGCCGCTTCGCTTACCAAGGGCTTCTCGGGAAAGTTACTCAAAAAGACGTGGACGCAATAGAGACCGCGCTAAAACTCACGGGTATGACAAAGTACAAACATCGTTCATTTAATCATCTTTCAGGTGGCGAAAAGCAGCGAGGTTGGCTTGCCTTATGTATTGCACAACAAGCGAAATTATTGTTACTTGATGAGCCCACCACTTATCTAGATATTGGCCATCAGTACGAAATCCTTACTCTTTTAAGGGAGCTAAATCAGCAACAACAGCTCACCATTGCCATGGTGTTGCATGATATCAATCAAGCAAGCCAATTTTCTGATCGCATTGTCACTCTGCAAGATGGAAATATCATTGCCGATGACACGCCAATAAATGCGGTTAACGAAAAAATGATGATGAACGTCTTTGGTATTGATGTTGAGATGCAAACTCGGCGAGACGGAAATAAAATTTACCCGCTCGCCATTCCTCTCGGTGCACGTTAA
- a CDS encoding ABC transporter substrate-binding protein has protein sequence MRGSWMKAIPLGSGTTLALKSKIYTAIWVLTATLLSQKINAESAYPVTVIDDRGKVVTLSSHPASVASISTFGADTLKALGEHATGLSTLQHRKSLFLGEEVNDAINLGEVHEPDMEQLTKLNPDLIVGLQQYAEPFAGQFEKIAPLLTFDLVTLEDSHRSISALADALGKHRAGTQINAAFDNTLSAYNTKAPGGVSVVFLWHWADTIYAFYDHHITTHIMRELRGDYTMGPTPTPELKKPDATVLSMEKLLTLNPDVIISFTGDDKPISYHPVWQRLNAVKTSRAYRVGDQYVMTHGPIAREMVLKELAYLLYPTTFSEPSDIPNAARAKPLVFSER, from the coding sequence ATGCGCGGCTCATGGATGAAAGCGATCCCCTTAGGCTCTGGCACAACCTTGGCTCTTAAAAGCAAGATATATACTGCTATTTGGGTTTTAACGGCAACACTGCTCAGCCAGAAGATAAATGCTGAAAGCGCTTATCCCGTTACTGTGATAGATGATAGAGGGAAAGTGGTGACGCTTTCTTCACACCCTGCCTCTGTAGCGTCAATATCCACGTTTGGCGCTGACACGCTAAAAGCACTCGGGGAACATGCAACAGGGCTATCAACACTTCAACATCGCAAATCTCTTTTTCTAGGCGAAGAGGTCAATGATGCCATTAACCTCGGTGAAGTGCATGAACCGGACATGGAACAACTCACCAAGTTAAACCCCGACCTGATAGTCGGCCTACAGCAATATGCAGAACCGTTTGCAGGTCAATTTGAAAAGATTGCGCCTTTGCTTACCTTTGATCTCGTGACATTAGAAGACTCCCACCGTTCCATCTCGGCTCTGGCAGATGCACTGGGCAAACACAGAGCGGGAACGCAAATAAACGCTGCGTTTGATAATACACTGAGTGCCTACAACACCAAAGCCCCTGGCGGGGTAAGCGTAGTCTTCCTATGGCATTGGGCTGATACGATTTATGCTTTTTATGATCACCACATTACCACGCATATCATGCGTGAACTCCGAGGCGATTACACCATGGGACCCACGCCAACACCGGAGTTAAAAAAACCGGATGCGACCGTGTTATCCATGGAGAAACTCCTCACATTAAATCCAGATGTGATCATTTCATTTACGGGGGATGATAAGCCCATTAGCTACCACCCTGTTTGGCAAAGACTCAACGCAGTGAAAACATCCCGTGCCTATCGAGTGGGCGATCAGTATGTAATGACCCATGGCCCTATCGCCAGAGAAATGGTGTTGAAGGAGCTCGCCTACCTTCTTTACCCAACGACCTTCAGTGAGCCAAGTGATATCCCAAACGCCGCGAGAGCAAAACCACTCGTTTTTTCTGAAAGGTAA
- a CDS encoding FecCD family ABC transporter permease yields MSHPTSTLPKGMLHPLRMFQRRQFLIVMACFALIIFSGLASLMTGEVYFSASQVATALLQPSDSLATFLVIELRLPRFLIALFVGATLGMAGNIVQSITRNPLGSPDLMGVSAGASFAIVVCMAWSTFPPLALLSVGTIGGFSAGFVTFLIAWKTRLNPLHLTLSGMCISLFFNAAIVVVLITAKADANGIYFWLTGSLMDRTWQHAVLLIPFAFLGLLLGVVFSKPLNLLMLEDITCESLGFPVHVWRVTLGFIAVVLTAATVSIAGPISFVGLIAPHITRLTLYNKRHIQCTDHRQSLPISALVGATLVCVADTLAKLHNVPVGILCVLVGGPLFVYLIKKKVE; encoded by the coding sequence ATGAGTCATCCCACCTCAACGTTACCCAAAGGGATGTTACATCCTCTACGAATGTTTCAGCGTCGTCAGTTTCTTATAGTGATGGCCTGCTTTGCGTTAATTATTTTCTCGGGCTTGGCGTCGCTAATGACTGGGGAAGTCTATTTTTCAGCATCACAGGTCGCCACAGCGTTACTGCAACCGTCTGATTCATTGGCAACATTTCTGGTGATCGAACTTAGGCTTCCTCGGTTCCTTATCGCACTCTTTGTTGGAGCAACACTAGGAATGGCGGGGAATATAGTGCAATCCATTACCCGTAATCCCCTGGGTTCGCCCGATCTTATGGGGGTCAGTGCCGGGGCTTCATTCGCCATTGTTGTTTGTATGGCTTGGTCGACGTTTCCTCCTTTGGCGCTCTTGTCAGTAGGCACAATCGGCGGATTTTCTGCCGGTTTCGTGACGTTTCTTATCGCATGGAAGACGCGACTAAACCCTTTACATCTCACTCTTTCAGGTATGTGTATTTCGCTTTTTTTTAATGCGGCAATAGTGGTTGTTCTCATTACCGCGAAAGCGGATGCAAACGGTATCTATTTTTGGTTGACCGGCAGTTTGATGGATCGTACTTGGCAACATGCCGTTTTACTGATCCCGTTTGCCTTCCTAGGGTTATTATTGGGTGTCGTATTTTCAAAACCCTTGAATTTACTCATGTTAGAAGACATTACATGTGAGTCATTAGGATTTCCTGTTCACGTATGGAGGGTTACCTTGGGATTTATCGCTGTTGTGCTTACTGCAGCAACGGTTTCAATTGCAGGCCCCATTTCTTTTGTAGGACTCATTGCGCCCCATATCACGCGACTAACGCTGTATAACAAACGACATATTCAGTGTACTGACCATAGGCAAAGCCTTCCCATTTCAGCACTGGTAGGAGCCACGCTTGTTTGCGTCGCCGACACCCTTGCAAAACTTCACAATGTGCCAGTGGGTATTCTTTGTGTGTTGGTTGGGGGACCTCTTTTTGTCTACCTGATAAAGAAAAAAGTGGAATAA